One Maribacter cobaltidurans genomic window carries:
- the galK gene encoding galactokinase, protein MSHQNPSKPLQKFTDNRPTVQISSPGRINLIGEHIDYNDGFVLPAAIDKCIYLALKANGHESRCTIRSEGFKNTLVVGLDKLGQGTEGWHNYVIGVIAEINKLSGKLRGFDCNIESKVPIGSGVSSSAALECGLAYGLNVLFGLGLDKWELIKIGQRAEHNFVGTKCGIMDQFASVMGKDGHTMLLDCRSLDFKYIPTNLEPYRLLLLNTNVSHNLSTGEYNVRREQCQKGLTILTKLFNIKPSFRNVTLKMLDEAKEELGTLLYDRCSYVVEETKRVLDAAEALEANNLDRMGQLMYESHEGLSSKYEVSCPELDFLVEFSNTEPQILGTRMMGGGFGGCTLNLIHKDALERFIRKVTQAYKKEFDLDLSYFQTVPSQGTSTVSRR, encoded by the coding sequence ATGTCACATCAGAACCCGAGCAAACCTTTGCAGAAATTCACTGACAATCGGCCAACGGTGCAGATTTCGTCACCCGGAAGAATCAATCTTATTGGAGAACATATTGATTACAATGATGGATTTGTTTTGCCCGCAGCAATTGACAAGTGCATTTACCTAGCACTAAAGGCAAATGGACATGAAAGCCGTTGTACCATACGAAGTGAGGGCTTTAAAAATACTTTGGTAGTGGGCCTAGACAAACTGGGCCAAGGTACGGAAGGTTGGCACAATTATGTAATCGGCGTAATAGCCGAAATCAATAAACTTTCTGGTAAGTTAAGGGGTTTTGATTGTAACATTGAAAGCAAAGTGCCAATCGGTTCGGGGGTAAGTTCTTCTGCCGCCTTGGAATGTGGTCTTGCCTATGGATTAAACGTACTTTTTGGATTAGGACTGGACAAGTGGGAATTGATTAAAATTGGTCAGCGGGCCGAACATAATTTTGTTGGGACAAAGTGTGGTATCATGGATCAGTTTGCATCTGTAATGGGAAAGGACGGACATACGATGCTTCTTGATTGCCGCTCCCTTGACTTTAAATACATCCCGACGAATCTTGAACCTTATCGTTTACTTCTGCTGAATACCAACGTTTCGCACAACCTTTCCACAGGTGAATATAATGTTAGAAGGGAGCAATGCCAAAAAGGCTTGACCATTTTAACGAAACTCTTCAACATAAAACCGTCTTTTAGAAATGTAACCCTTAAAATGCTCGATGAGGCAAAGGAAGAACTGGGAACATTATTATACGACCGCTGTTCTTATGTCGTTGAGGAAACCAAAAGGGTTTTGGACGCAGCGGAAGCCTTAGAAGCCAATAACCTGGATAGAATGGGCCAACTTATGTACGAATCCCACGAAGGTCTCAGCTCAAAATATGAAGTAAGTTGTCCCGAACTGGATTTTCTGGTAGAATTTTCAAATACGGAACCACAAATTCTAGGTACGCGAATGATGGGCGGGGGTTTTGGCGGCTGCACTTTGAACCTCATCCATAAGGATGCACTTGAACGGTTTATTCGCAAAGTCACCCAAGCATATAAGAAAGAGTTTGATTTAGATCTATCATATTTTCAAACCGTTCCGAGCCAAGGAACATCGACAGTAAGCAGACGCTGA